A genomic region of Lates calcarifer isolate ASB-BC8 linkage group LG9, TLL_Latcal_v3, whole genome shotgun sequence contains the following coding sequences:
- the LOC108879897 gene encoding glycerol-3-phosphate acyltransferase 4 isoform X2, whose protein sequence is MQELRGSAGCLRSEPEFEMADIFYFCRRGVESIVDDEVTKCFSAQELESWNLLTRSNYNFRHISLRVTVLWGFGVLVRYGVLLPLRVTLAVTGISLLLVLTTLVGFLPNRELRSFLSEKVHLMCYRICVRALTAIITYHNRENKPQNGGICVANHTTPIDVIILANDGCYSLVGQAHGGLMGMIQRAMVKSSPHIWFERSEVKDRHLVAKRLGDHVADKTKQPILIFPEGTCINNTSVMMFKKGSFEIACTVYPVAIKYDPRFGDAFWNSSKFGMVNYLLRMMSSWAIVCSVWYLPPMNREEGEDAVQFANRVKAAIAAQGGLVDLIWDGGLKRTKVKDAFKEEQQKLYSQVLVGEQDQEDQSGDRQLEEENPEGDRNNQDSSKGQ, encoded by the exons ATGCAGGAGCTCCGTGGTTCAGCAGGCTGCCTACGCTCAGAGCCTGAGTTTGAGATGGCAGACATCTTCTACTTCTGCCGGAGAGGCGTGGAGAGCATCGTGGATGACGAGGTGACCAAGTGCTTCTCGGCCCAGGAGCTGGAGAGCTGGAACTTGCTGACTCGAAGCAACTACAACTTCCGTCACATAAGTCTCAGAGTCACTGTCCTGTGGGGGTTTGGGGTCCTCGTCCGCTACGGCGTCCTGCTGCCTCTCAG GGTCACTCTGGCAGTCACTGGCATTAGTTTGCTCCTAGTCCTGACGACCTTGGTGGGCTTTTTGCCAAATAGAGA GCTGAGGTCCTTCCTGAGTGAGAAGGTTCATCTGATGTGTTACCGCATCTGTGTTAGAGCTCTCACAGCAATCATCACTTATCATAACAG GGAGAACAAACCACAGAATGGTGGTATCTGTGTGGCCAATCATACAACACCCATTGATGTCATCATCTTGGCCAATGATGGCTGCTACTCTTTG GTCGGCCAGGCGCATGGAGGGTTGATGGGAATGATCCAAAGAGCCATGGTCAAATCGTCTCCTCACATCTGGTTTGAAAGATCAGAAGTCAAAGACAGACACCTAGTGGCCAAAAG GCTTGGCGATCATGTTGCTGATAAAACCAAACAGCCCATCCTCATCTTCCCTGAAG GTACTTGCATCAATAACACATCAGTGATGATGTTCAAAAAAGGCAGCTTTGAAATAGCCTGTACTGTCTATCCAGTTGCCATTAAG TATGATCCTCGGTTTGGGGATGCCTTCTGGAACAGCAGTAAGTTTGGCATGGTGAATTATCTGTTGAGGATGATGAGCAGCTGGGCCATTGTCTGCAGTGTTTGGTATCTGCCGCCAATGAACAGAGAG GAAGGGGAGGATGCGGTGCAGTTTGCTAACAGAGTGAAAGCGGCCATAGCTGCACAAGGAGGCTTAGTGGATCTCATTTG GGATGGAGGGCTGAAACGAACAAAAGTGAAAGATGCTTTTAaagaagagcagcagaaactctACAGCCAAGTTCTTGTGGGTGAGCAGGACCAGGAGGACCAAAGTGGTGACAGACAATTAGAGGAGGAAAATCCAGAGGGGGATAGAAACAACCAAGATTCAAGCAAAGGACAATGA
- the LOC108879897 gene encoding glycerol-3-phosphate acyltransferase 4 isoform X1 encodes MTWSTFPVDNLLCRCLGISITVWWTFLFVFIIIPAVFGVSFGMRRFYMRTLLKIFEWAMLRMEMGAKEKNQELYKPYSNGIIAKEPPSSLQQEMQELRGSAGCLRSEPEFEMADIFYFCRRGVESIVDDEVTKCFSAQELESWNLLTRSNYNFRHISLRVTVLWGFGVLVRYGVLLPLRVTLAVTGISLLLVLTTLVGFLPNRELRSFLSEKVHLMCYRICVRALTAIITYHNRENKPQNGGICVANHTTPIDVIILANDGCYSLVGQAHGGLMGMIQRAMVKSSPHIWFERSEVKDRHLVAKRLGDHVADKTKQPILIFPEGTCINNTSVMMFKKGSFEIACTVYPVAIKYDPRFGDAFWNSSKFGMVNYLLRMMSSWAIVCSVWYLPPMNREEGEDAVQFANRVKAAIAAQGGLVDLIWDGGLKRTKVKDAFKEEQQKLYSQVLVGEQDQEDQSGDRQLEEENPEGDRNNQDSSKGQ; translated from the exons ATGACTTGGTCTACCTTTCCTGTTGACAACCTGCTGTGCAGGTGTCTTGGCATCTCCATCACTGTGTGGTGGACTTTTCTGTTCGTCTTCATAATCATACCAGCTGTGTTTGGAGTCTCTTTTGGTATGCGCAGATTCTACATGAGGACACTTCTCAAAATCTTTGAG TGGGCAATGCTACGAATGGAGATGGGAGCAAAGGAAAAGAATCAAGAACTCTATAAGCCATATAGTAATG GTATCATAGCCAAAGAGCCACCATCTTCTTTGCAGCAGGAGATGCAGGAGCTCCGTGGTTCAGCAGGCTGCCTACGCTCAGAGCCTGAGTTTGAGATGGCAGACATCTTCTACTTCTGCCGGAGAGGCGTGGAGAGCATCGTGGATGACGAGGTGACCAAGTGCTTCTCGGCCCAGGAGCTGGAGAGCTGGAACTTGCTGACTCGAAGCAACTACAACTTCCGTCACATAAGTCTCAGAGTCACTGTCCTGTGGGGGTTTGGGGTCCTCGTCCGCTACGGCGTCCTGCTGCCTCTCAG GGTCACTCTGGCAGTCACTGGCATTAGTTTGCTCCTAGTCCTGACGACCTTGGTGGGCTTTTTGCCAAATAGAGA GCTGAGGTCCTTCCTGAGTGAGAAGGTTCATCTGATGTGTTACCGCATCTGTGTTAGAGCTCTCACAGCAATCATCACTTATCATAACAG GGAGAACAAACCACAGAATGGTGGTATCTGTGTGGCCAATCATACAACACCCATTGATGTCATCATCTTGGCCAATGATGGCTGCTACTCTTTG GTCGGCCAGGCGCATGGAGGGTTGATGGGAATGATCCAAAGAGCCATGGTCAAATCGTCTCCTCACATCTGGTTTGAAAGATCAGAAGTCAAAGACAGACACCTAGTGGCCAAAAG GCTTGGCGATCATGTTGCTGATAAAACCAAACAGCCCATCCTCATCTTCCCTGAAG GTACTTGCATCAATAACACATCAGTGATGATGTTCAAAAAAGGCAGCTTTGAAATAGCCTGTACTGTCTATCCAGTTGCCATTAAG TATGATCCTCGGTTTGGGGATGCCTTCTGGAACAGCAGTAAGTTTGGCATGGTGAATTATCTGTTGAGGATGATGAGCAGCTGGGCCATTGTCTGCAGTGTTTGGTATCTGCCGCCAATGAACAGAGAG GAAGGGGAGGATGCGGTGCAGTTTGCTAACAGAGTGAAAGCGGCCATAGCTGCACAAGGAGGCTTAGTGGATCTCATTTG GGATGGAGGGCTGAAACGAACAAAAGTGAAAGATGCTTTTAaagaagagcagcagaaactctACAGCCAAGTTCTTGTGGGTGAGCAGGACCAGGAGGACCAAAGTGGTGACAGACAATTAGAGGAGGAAAATCCAGAGGGGGATAGAAACAACCAAGATTCAAGCAAAGGACAATGA
- the LOC108879895 gene encoding calcium-binding protein 1 isoform X1 translates to MSASLPKSESTTSLLRSSGLNRRSAHSDHGPHGHRSHRGHCHPTGAGGGDDAGWTEDCEPSARRPLCQPRHADSRNLGDHHRVQKSHAHRQTGPQDDGYAQEDVRHRTSRHQRERGKSSRSKHSHHHHDSSRGELPPAEHHHQGGSRQDRRTSPTPSYPQNADDAAFFFEPRERVITGSSSSLSSDPPAASAPVQPASSRTSKRLSATSSEYDSSLHPIVKSVFGQDRELRPEEMDELREAFREFDKDKDGFIGCKDLGNCMRTMGYMPTEMELIELSQQINMNLGGHVDFEDFVELMGPKLLAETADMIGVKELRDAFKEFDTNGDGQISTAELREAMKKLLGQQVGHRDLEDILRDIDLNGDGHVDFEEFVRMMSR, encoded by the exons ATGAGCGCCTCTCTTCCGAAAAGCGAGTCGACCACTTCTCTGCTGAGATCGTCGGGGCTCAACCGCAGGTCCGCGCACTCGGATCACGGTCCGCACGGTCACCGGAGTCACCGCGGCCACTGCCATCCCACCGGAGCTGGAGGCGGCGATGATGCGGGCTGGACGGAGGACTGCGAGCCGAGCGCGCGGAGACCTCTCTGCCAACCCAGACACGCTGACTCACGAAATTTAGGTGATCATCACCGGGTGCAGAAAAGCCACGCTCACCGGCAAACCGGCCCGCAGGATGATGGTTACGCTCAGGAGGACGTGAGACACAGGACGAGTCGGCATCAGAGAGAGCGCGGCAAGTCCTCCAGGTCCAAACACTCGCATCACCACCACGACTCCTCCCGAGGTGAGCTGCCTCCCGCAGAGCACCATCACCAGGGCGGCTCCCGGCAGGACAGGAGGACCTCTCCAACTCCATCATATCCCCAAAACGCGGACGACGCGGCTTTCTTTTTCGAGCCCAGGGAGAGAGTCATCACCGGGTCGTCCTCCAGCCTCAGCTCCGACCCACCTGCGGCGAGTGCACCTGTCCAGCCCGCATCCAGCCGCACATCCAAAAGACTGAGCGCGACCTCTTCTGAATATGACTCTAGTCTTCATCCCATAGTGAAGTCAGTCTTTGGGCAG GACCGAGAGTTGAGGCCAGAAGAAATGGATG AGTTGCGCGAGGCTTTCAGGGAGTTCGACAAAGACAAAGATGGGTTCATCGGCTGTAAAGACCTGGGGAACTGCATGAGAACTATGGGCTACATGCCAACAGAAATGGAGCTAATAGAACTCAGCCAGCAGATCAACATGAACT TAGGAGGACATGTTGACTTTGAAGACTTTGTTGAACTCATGGGGCCCAAACTGCTGGCTGAAACAGCAGACATGATAGGGGTGAAAGAGTTGAGGGATGCGTTCAAGGAG tttgacacAAATGGTGATGGCCAGATCAGCACAGCAGAACTTAGAGAAGCGATGAAAAAACTTTTAGGACAACAG GTTGGACACAGAGATCTGGAGGACATCCTACGAGACATAGATCTCAATGGGGACGGACATGTAGACTTTGAAG AATTTGTGCGGATGATGTCTCGATGA
- the LOC108879895 gene encoding calcium-binding protein 1 isoform X2, which translates to MGNSVKSLKIFTKKDQKKNYKAVQSCEEGGSGGAYLEPLVALAQNGANMHNVLGPACIFLRKGFAESRQADRELRPEEMDELREAFREFDKDKDGFIGCKDLGNCMRTMGYMPTEMELIELSQQINMNLGGHVDFEDFVELMGPKLLAETADMIGVKELRDAFKEFDTNGDGQISTAELREAMKKLLGQQVGHRDLEDILRDIDLNGDGHVDFEEFVRMMSR; encoded by the exons atgggCAACTCTGTAAAGTCGCTTAAAATTTTCACCAAGAAG GACCAGAAGAAGAACTACAAAGCAGTGCAGTCCTGTGAGGAAGGGGGCTCTGGGGGGGCCTATCTTGAGCCGCTAGTGGCCCTGGCCCAGAACGGAGCCAACATGCACAACGTACTGGGGCCTGCATGCATCTTTCTACGCAAGGGCTTCGCTGAGAGCCGGCAGGCT GACCGAGAGTTGAGGCCAGAAGAAATGGATG AGTTGCGCGAGGCTTTCAGGGAGTTCGACAAAGACAAAGATGGGTTCATCGGCTGTAAAGACCTGGGGAACTGCATGAGAACTATGGGCTACATGCCAACAGAAATGGAGCTAATAGAACTCAGCCAGCAGATCAACATGAACT TAGGAGGACATGTTGACTTTGAAGACTTTGTTGAACTCATGGGGCCCAAACTGCTGGCTGAAACAGCAGACATGATAGGGGTGAAAGAGTTGAGGGATGCGTTCAAGGAG tttgacacAAATGGTGATGGCCAGATCAGCACAGCAGAACTTAGAGAAGCGATGAAAAAACTTTTAGGACAACAG GTTGGACACAGAGATCTGGAGGACATCCTACGAGACATAGATCTCAATGGGGACGGACATGTAGACTTTGAAG AATTTGTGCGGATGATGTCTCGATGA